The following coding sequences are from one Candidatus Binataceae bacterium window:
- the frdA gene encoding fumarate reductase (quinol) flavoprotein subunit, with the protein METSSHDVLLVGGGGAALRAAIAVAETNPKLSVAVVSKVYPMRSHTVSAEGGAAGVAGDDDTLDEHAYDTISGGDWLSDQDAVEIFVNEVPKELLRLEHWGCPWSRQPDGKIAVRPFGGMKKKRTWHAADKTGFHMLHTLFQTSLRYPVVRYDETFVTKLLVEDGRACGVVAIELKSGKVRLIMAKAVIICTGGCGRVFPYTTNANICTGDGMALAYEAGAPLKDMEMVQYHPTGLPFTGILITEAARAEGGLLYNKDGYRYLQDYNLGKPQAQPVMRSMELGPRDRLSQAFVKEMEKGRTIKGPYGDVVHLDLRHLGEEKINAKLPMVRELCMKYENIDPVHEMIPVRPVQHYMMGGIHTDTNGATPIKGLFAAGEAACVSLNGANRLGSNSLGELLVFGARAGKLAAQYAAEAAMPGPNPVLALGADEERRIERDYLRKTGGSEKIAALRSEMQHAMEAGAGIYRHRDSLAQATTRLAELQERYKGIALDDHSLAFNTQLVAALELGFLLDVAETIVQSGLMREESRGAHQRTDFPERDDKKFLAHSLVYKGKYGRPTVEYLPVTITRWPPGKRVYGEQSTDGGHDSH; encoded by the coding sequence GTGGAAACGTCTTCGCATGATGTGCTGTTGGTCGGTGGCGGTGGCGCTGCCCTGCGCGCCGCAATCGCCGTTGCCGAAACCAATCCCAAGCTCAGCGTCGCGGTCGTCTCGAAGGTCTACCCGATGCGCAGCCACACGGTGTCCGCCGAAGGCGGCGCCGCCGGGGTGGCCGGCGACGACGACACGCTCGACGAGCACGCTTATGACACCATCTCTGGCGGCGACTGGCTGAGCGATCAGGACGCGGTTGAGATCTTCGTCAACGAAGTCCCCAAGGAGCTGCTCCGCCTGGAGCACTGGGGCTGCCCGTGGAGCCGCCAGCCCGACGGCAAGATCGCGGTGCGCCCGTTCGGCGGGATGAAGAAGAAGCGCACGTGGCATGCCGCCGACAAGACCGGCTTCCACATGCTGCACACGCTCTTCCAGACTTCGCTGCGCTATCCGGTCGTGCGCTACGACGAGACCTTCGTCACCAAGCTGTTGGTCGAGGACGGGCGCGCCTGCGGTGTGGTCGCGATCGAACTCAAGAGCGGCAAGGTGCGGCTGATCATGGCCAAGGCGGTGATCATCTGCACTGGCGGATGCGGACGGGTGTTCCCCTACACCACCAACGCCAACATCTGCACCGGCGACGGGATGGCGCTCGCGTACGAGGCCGGCGCGCCGCTCAAAGACATGGAGATGGTTCAGTACCATCCCACCGGCCTACCCTTCACCGGCATTCTGATCACCGAAGCCGCCCGCGCCGAGGGCGGCCTGCTCTACAACAAGGACGGCTACCGCTACCTCCAGGACTACAACCTGGGCAAACCGCAGGCGCAGCCGGTGATGCGCAGTATGGAGCTCGGACCGCGCGACCGGCTTTCGCAGGCCTTCGTCAAGGAGATGGAGAAGGGGCGCACGATCAAGGGGCCTTACGGCGACGTGGTCCATCTCGACCTGCGCCATCTCGGCGAAGAGAAGATCAACGCCAAGCTCCCGATGGTGCGGGAGCTGTGCATGAAGTACGAGAACATCGACCCGGTGCACGAGATGATCCCGGTGCGCCCGGTCCAGCACTACATGATGGGCGGTATCCACACCGACACCAACGGCGCCACGCCGATTAAGGGGCTGTTCGCGGCGGGCGAAGCCGCCTGCGTCAGCCTCAACGGCGCCAACCGCCTGGGCTCCAACTCGCTCGGCGAGCTGCTGGTGTTCGGCGCGCGCGCCGGTAAGCTGGCCGCCCAGTACGCGGCGGAGGCTGCGATGCCGGGGCCCAATCCGGTCCTTGCACTGGGCGCCGACGAGGAGCGGCGGATCGAGCGCGACTACCTGCGCAAGACCGGCGGCAGCGAGAAGATCGCCGCGCTGCGCTCGGAGATGCAGCACGCGATGGAGGCCGGCGCTGGAATTTATCGCCATCGCGACTCGCTGGCACAGGCGACCACCCGGCTCGCCGAGCTCCAGGAGCGCTACAAGGGGATCGCGCTCGACGACCACAGCCTCGCCTTCAACACCCAACTGGTCGCGGCGCTCGAGCTGGGGTTCCTGCTCGACGTAGCCGAAACCATCGTGCAAAGCGGGTTGATGCGCGAGGAGTCGCGCGGCGCCCATCAGCGCACCGACTTCCCCGAGCGCGACGACAAGAAGTTCCTCGCCCATTCGCTGGTCTACAAGGGCAAGTACGGCCGCCCGACGGTCGAATATTTGCCGGTGACGATCACGCGCTGGCCCCCGGGCAAGCGGGTCTACGGAGAGCAGTCGACAGATGGCGGACACGATAGTCATTGA